A genome region from Hevea brasiliensis isolate MT/VB/25A 57/8 chromosome 9, ASM3005281v1, whole genome shotgun sequence includes the following:
- the LOC110659627 gene encoding rhamnogalacturonan I rhamnosyltransferase 1 has protein sequence MLKMCQPEYSVKEWEVKVKLFGDGKVEKLKKSMVSRSPMKLWILRAITTALLWTCVVQLMAFGEMWRPRLLKGWPPCFIRPEVELPSVPAKVVLPPKRVYKNNGYLMVSCNGGLNQMRAAICDMVAIARYLNVTLIVPELDKTSFWNDPSEFQDIFDVHHFITSLRDEVRILKELPPRVKRRVESGIFYSLPPVSWSNISYYLHQILPLVQKYKVVHLNKTDARLANNGLPLEIQKLRCRVNFNALRFTSQIEELGRRVVRILREKGPFLVLHLRYEMDMLAFSGCIQGCNSGEVEELTRMRYAYPWWKEKVINSEMKRKEGLCPLTPEETAFVLSALGIDRNVQIYIAAGEIYGGEKRMKSLAATFPNLVRKETLLGPSDLMFFQNHSSQMAALDYLVSLEGDVFVPTYDGNMAKVVEGHRRFLGFKKTISLDRKLLVGLIDQYKKGSLSWDEFSTTVKEVHADRMGSPKTRVVIAEKPKEEDYFYANPHECLQLLDKPLTSTWT, from the exons ATGTTAAAAATGTGTCAGCCAGAGTACTCTGTTAAAGAGTGGGAGGTGAAAGTCAAGCTTTTTGGAGATGGAAAGGTTGAGAAGTTGAAGAAATCGATGGTTTCAAGGTCTCCAATGAAGCTATGGATTTTAAGGGCAATCACAACAGCCCTGCTATGGACATGTGTAGTACAGTTGATGGCATTCGGAGAGATGTGGAGGCCGAGATTGTTGAAGGGTTGGCCTCCTTGTTTTATTCGTCCTGAAGTCGAGCTACCTTCTGTTCCTGCCAAAGTTGTTCTTCCTCCAAAGA GAGTTTATAAGAATAATGGGTATCTTATGGTTTCCTGCAATGGTGGGCTCAACCAAATGCGAGCAGCA ATATGTGACATGGTTGCTATTGCTAGATATCTAAATGTGACTCTCATTGTTCCAGAGTTGGATAAAACCTCATTCTGGAATGATCCCAG TGAGTTCCAAGACATATTTGATGTTCATCATTTCATCACTTCCTTGAGAGATGAGGTTCGAATATTGAAAGAGCTACCGCCTAGGGTAAAACGTCGAGTTGAATCAGGAATATTCTACTCATTGCCACCAGTTAGTTGGTCAAACATATCTTACTACCTCCATCAG ATTCTACCTTTGGTGCAAAAGTACAAAGTTGTACATTTGAATAAAACTGATGCTCGTCTTGCTAATAATGGGCTACCCCTTGAGATTCAAAAGTTGCGGTGCCGTGTAAATTTTAATGCTCTGAGATTTACATCACAGATAGAGGAATTGGGTAGACGGGTTGTTAGGATTTTAAGGGAGAAAGGCCCCTTCCTGGTCCTTCATCTCAGATATGAAATGGATATGTTGGCTTTCTCTGGCTGCATTCAAGGTTGCAACAGTGGAGAGGTTGAGGAACTGACAAGAATGAG ATATGCTTACCCCTGGTGGAAAGAAAAAGTTATAAATTCTGAAATGAAAAGGAAAGAAGGTCTGTGTCCTTTGACACCTGAGGAAACTGCATTTGTGTTGAGTGCACTGGGCATTGATCGTAATGTTCAAATTTATATAGCTGCTGGTGAAATTTATGGTGGAGAAAAAAGAATGAAGAGTTTGGCAGCAACATTCCCTAATTTG GTTAGGAAAGAAACTCTGCTGGGACCATCAGATTTGATGTTTTTCCAGAACCACTCATCCCAGATGGCAGCATTGGATTATCTCGTCTCCCTGGAGGGTGACGTATTTGTACCTACATATGATGGCAATATGGCTAAAGTTGTTGAAGGCCATCGCAG ATTTTTAGGATTCAAGAAGACTATTTCACTGGACAGAAAGCTTCTAGTTGGTTTAATAGATCAATACAAAAAGGGATCATTGAGTTGGGATGAGTTCTCTACCACTGTGAAGGAAGTTCATGCTGATCGGATGGGAAGTCCAAAGACCAGAGTTGTCATCGCAGAAAAACCAAAGGAAGAAGATTATTTCTACGCCAATCCACATGAGTGTTTGCAACTGTTAGATAAACCATTGACTAGCACATGGACCTAG
- the LOC110659626 gene encoding 60S ribosomal protein L7a-2, translating to MAPKRGVKAPVLAKKKPEKVVNPLFEKRPKQFGIGGALPPKKDLTRFVKWPHVVRIQRQRRILKQRLKVPPAVNQFTKTLDKNLATQLFKLFLKYRPEDKAAKKERLLKRAQAEAEGKTVESKKPIVVKYGLNHVTYLIEQNKAQLVVIAHDVDPIELVVWLPALCRKMEVPYAIVKGKSRLGAIVHKKTAAALCLTSVKNEDKLEFSKILEAVKANFNDKFDEHRKRWGGGIMGSKSQAKTKAKEKLLAKEAAQRMS from the exons ATG GCTCCCAAAAGAGGTGTTAAGGCCCCAGTATTGGCAAAGAAGAAACCT GAGAAGGTTGTCAACCCATTGTTTGAGAAGCGACCAAAACAGTTTGGAATTGGTGGTGCACTGCCACCAAAGAAGGACTTGACTAGGTTTGTCAAGTGGCCTCATGTTGTTCGTATTCAAAggcaaaggaggatcctgaagCAACGTTTGAAGGTTCCTCCTGCTGTTAACCAGTTTACAAAAACACTTGACAAGAACCTTG CCACACAACTCTTCAAATTATTTCTCAAATATAGACCTGAGGACAAGGCAGCTAAGAAGGAAAGGCTTCTTAAAAGGGCACAGGCTGAAGCTGAGGGGAAAACTGTGGAATCAAAGAAACCCATTGTTGTTAAGTATGGTCTTAACCATGTTACTTACCTTATTGAGCAG AACAAGGCCCAATTAGTGGTTATTGCACATGATGTTGATCCAATTGAGCTTGTTGTTTGGTTGCCTGCTTTGTGCCGGAAAATGGAGGTCCCTTATGCAATTGTGAAGGGCAAATCGCGGCTTGGAGCG ATTGTTCACAAGAAAACAGCTGCAGCTTTGTGCCTTACATCTGTTAAGAATGAAGATAAATTGGAATTTAGCAAGATTTTGGAGGCAGTCAAG GCCAATTTCAATGATAAGTTTGATGAGCACCGCAAGAGGTGGGGTGGTGGCATCATGGGCTCCAAATCTCAGGCTAAGACCAAAGCTAAAGAGAAGCTCTTAGCTAAGGAGGCTGCACAGAGAATGTCTTGA